In Musa acuminata AAA Group cultivar baxijiao chromosome BXJ2-8, Cavendish_Baxijiao_AAA, whole genome shotgun sequence, one genomic interval encodes:
- the LOC103996188 gene encoding transcription factor bHLH18, with the protein MEALASPCYSDMGMEQSFLNQWELTNLDQFGTQQLELALGQDLERSPSSESYTSYSSFHPPASTERAKKLIKTSSWSSCTTDKNSAALSDASCPRILSFGNPESPLCHSNLSHAVTMKKKEETDVSIPSKRNYGAMSGDGTKRANAGARPASHNQEHIMAERKRREKLSQRFIELSAVVPDLKKMDKASVLGDAIKYLKQLQEKVTSLQDQVTQRNVESAVLVKKSQLCANDDSSSSDENFDESLPEIEARVCDKTILIKIHCENRKGILVKALSEIEKLHLSVTNTSVMPFTSSSLDITVMTQTEEEFSMSAKDLVKKLNSVFREFM; encoded by the exons ATGGAAGCATTGGCATCTCCATGCTATTCTGACATG GGAATGGAACAGAGTTTCTTGAATCAGTGGGAGTTGACCAATTTAGATCAGTTCGGCACACAACAACTAGAACTAGCCCTCGGGCAAGATCTAGAACGATCTCCCTCCTCTGAAAGCTACACGTCATACTCTTCCTTCCATCCACCAGCGAGCACCGAGAGGGCCAAGAAACTCATCAAGACCAGCAGCTGGAGTTCTTGCACCACCGACAAGAACTCGGCGGCGCTCTCGGATGCCTCGTGTCCAAGAATCCTGTCATTTGGCAACCCGGAATCACCACTTTGTCACTCCAACCTGAGTCACGCTGTaacgatgaagaagaaagaagagacggATGTCTCGATTCCCTCAAAGAGGAACTACGGTGCCATGTCCGGAGATGGAACCAAGAGGGCGAACGCGGGGGCCAGGCCGGCCTCTCATAACCAGGAACACATCATGGCCGAGAGAAAGCGAAGAGAGAAGCTCAGCCAGAGATTCATAGAGCTATCCGCGGTGGTTCCTGACCTAAAGAAG atggacAAAGCTTCTGTTCTCGGAGATGCTATCAAGTACCTGAAGCAACTTCAGGAGAAGGTTACGAGCCTCCAAGATCAAGTTACACAGAGGAACGTTGAATCGGCAGTGCTTGTCAAGAAATCTCAGCTCTGTGCAAATGACGATagctcctcctccgacgagaactTCGACGAGAGCCTCCCGGAGATCGAGGCCAGGGTGTGCGACAAGACTATCCTCATCAAGATTCACTGCGAGAACCGGAAAGGGATATTGGTGAAAGCGCTCTCTGAGATCGAGAAGCTCCACCTTTCTGTAACGAACACAAGCGTCATGCCTTTCACCAGCTCTTCTCTCGACATCACCGTGATGACTCAG ACCGAAGAGGAGTTCTCCATGTCAGCCAAAGACCTGGTGAAGAAGCTGAATTCTGTTTTCAGAGAATTCATGTGA